From uncultured Desulfobacter sp.:
GGGAACGAATTTATTGCTCATCCTCGTTGCCGGTTTCAGGATAAACCATTTTTCCGGTCATGGACAAATCGTATCCACCCAGTTCATCTGCAGTTCTTTTAATCACCTTACCTTTAAGCATGGCCAGAAACAATTGAACGCCCTGCTCAAAAAAGCTGTCTTTATTGACAAAAAGGTCAAAACGCTCCCAGCACAGGGAAATGAAATCCAATCCCAGAAGGTTGGCCACGGCTCTGATGCCGGGCGCGGCATGGGCTTTTCCATTAAGTATGGCCAGGCCTGCATCCATATGCCGGGAGACACAGTTCTCATATCCATTAATGGCGTCACCATCCATTCCAAACCGTTTTAACTCCCGGTCCAGAATCTGCCGGGCTCCGGTACCAATACGGCGATTGACTATAGTAACTCCCTTTTTGGAAAGGTCTTTTACAGACGAGAGCCCCAGGGGATTATTTTTTTGAATGATCAGGCCCTGCTCTCTATGGCACAGGTTGACAACCGCCGAAGCCTGGGCAATTTCTTCGTCCATGAACGGGAAAGCAGTATCGCTGTTTTCATCTGCCGACCGGCAACCGGCAATGTGGCACAAATTTTTTCTTAAGGCCGTAAGCCCGCCCATGCTGCCGGCCAGGCCGAACAGCGCCATGTGTTCACTGTGTTTCAAATTGAATGTGGCAACCAGGGTATCCAGCAGCAGATCATTGGCGCCGGATATAAGAACCAGTCCGTGATATGGGGGCAGCTTAACCTGTTCCGGAAAATTCCGGGTGCCATTTTCAACCCATTGGCGGACAAGATCAAGGGGAAACAACCATTTCCCCGTTACTTTAGAAGCCGGCAGGCCCTTTTCAGCGATCAGGGAATAGATCATTTTCTCGTTTACATTAAGATATTTTGCCACCTGTCGCGTGGTAAGTATTTCGTCCATGTTTTGATGCCTTTGAATCCTTGTTTATATCTGGTCTGCCAATGCCGCGGTAATATCTGCTGTCACCCGGCCGGGCAACTTTTGGCCACACGCTATTTTGATGTCGCAGAATTTATCGTACAAAGGTGCTCTTTCTTTGTAAAGCGCATAAATGCTGCTGCTCGGATCAATGGCAACCCCCCTGGCGTCAAGATCGGACAGCCGGTTCAGCAGGGTAGGCAGATCTGCATGCAGGTAGATGACCGTGGCAATTTTTTTTAAATGGTACATGGCCTGTTCCCGGTAGATGACTGAACCTCCGGTTGAAATGACCTGGCGTTTGCCGCCAAGGCCGAGCAGGCACTCGGCCTCAATGTCCAGAAAGCCCTTAAGTCCCTTTTTTTTAATAATCTGGGCAAGGGTCATGTTTTCCCTTGTCTGGATAACAATATCCGTATCCAAAAATTCGTATCCCAACTGTTTCGCCAGAAGCACCCCTACCGTACTTTTTCCAACAGCCGGCATGCCTATTAACGCAACGCTCATGTATTGAGATATCACTTATTCCTTGTTAATACTCATGATGTTAGCTTTTTGATTCTCCGGCTGAAGTACTCTGGGTATAAATCCCCAGATTTTTTCAACCCCCAGGGAGACCAGGAATACGGTGCCGGCCACCATGATAATGGCAGCCCCCGAGGTTAGGTCAAACCGGTAGGACAGATACAGCCCTGCCATCGTGAAACAGGCGCCCAGCAAGCTTGAACCGATCATCATGGTACCCAGGGACCGGGCATATTTTTCCACCATGAAAGGCGGGATAGTCAGCAGCGCAATAACCATGATCAGTCCCACCACCTGGATCACCATAACCACGGTAAATCCGAGCATGGCAATCAGGGAAAAATATATCCCACGCACCGGAAGTCCCCGCAAGCCGGCAAACTCCTCGTCATAGGAAATGGCCATAAGTTCCTTATAGAAAAAGACGACCAGAAAAAGAATCAGGGCGCCGATGACACCCATGAGAATCAGGTCCGATCCCGGCACGGTGAGAATGCTGCCGAAAAGATAGCTCATCAAATCCACATTATACCCCGGGGTCAGGTCCACCAGAATAATACCGAATGCCATACCCACAGCCCAAATCACACCAATGACCGTATCCGCCCGTTGCCGGTTGTTCAGGGTCACTGCCGCCATAACCAGGGAGGCAACCAGGGAAAATCCCATGGTGGAAGGAATCACCGGCCAGTTAAAATAAAATGCCATGCCGATCCCGCCATAGGCGGCGTGGGCTATTCCGCCGGATAAAAACACAATGCGGTTTACCACGACCAAGGTACCCATGATGCCGCAAATGATGCTGGTCAGTAATCCTGCAGCCAAAGCGTGGCGCATGAATTCGTAATTAAGGATTTCCATCGGCATCTCCACTTCTTTTTAGACCAGTCCCGGGAAGCCCCTGGGCCAACACCTGGACCCGGCAAACATCTTCCACCGTACAATTATACATGGTTTCAAGCGACTGCCCTTCAATCTCCTTTTGGGTGTGATAATACAGCCGATGGTTCACGCAGGCCACGGATTTGACATAACCGGACACGGCAAACAGGTCATGGGTCACCACCACAATGGCCACATCCTTATTCAAGGTTTGAAGCAGGTTTAAAAAATCCCTCCGCCCCTCGGAGTCTATGCCAGCCGTGGGTTCATCCAGAAGCAACAGGCGCGGCTGGGTCATCAGAGCCCGGGCGATAAACACCCGCTGGCGCTGTCCCCCGGACAGTTCCCCGATCTTTTTGCGGGCGTGTTTGCTCATGCCCAGACGTTCCAAGGTGGCTAACCCATCTTTTTCACACTCTTTCCGGGTCTGCGCAGACTGCCCGAAATGCCCACCCGTCCCCAAACACCCCATGAGCACCACATCCAGGGCGGTAATGGGAAAATGGTCGTTGATATGGACGTTCTGGGGCACATATCCCAAGGCCTGGGTTAGCTTGCCTGGACGTTCACCCAGCACCCGGATTTGACCTTTGTCAGGCTTAAGAAGCCCTAGGATTAACCGAATCAGGGTGGATTTCCCCCCGCCGTTGGGGCCGATAACGGCCATAAAATCATGTTCCCGGATGGTCAGGTTGATATCGGAAAGAACAACATCCTCTCCATTGTAGGAAAAATCCACATTCTCAACCGTAACCAGCGCTTTTTCTAAATTCTCGACTATTTCAGGACCTCCTTGAATTGTTCAGCCATTTTTTTCATATTATCCAGCCAGTCCAGAGCCAGGGGATTAGCCCGCATGACCTGGCCATTGATTTCCTTGGCCACAAGTTCTGCACTTTTGCTTGAAAACTGAGGCTGGACAAAAACCACCTTGATACCTTCGACTCTGGCATGCGCTATCAGTTCCTGCAACTGGGCTGGTTTCGGCGCCTTGCCTTCTATTTCAATGGGGATCATTTTCAAATTGTAATCCCGGGCAAAGTAGCCCCATGCCGGATGAAAAACCATAAACTGGATGCCGACATTGTCCGTTAACATCCCGGTCAGATCCTGGTCAAGGGCATCAAGTTCCTTGATAAAGGCATTGTAATTGATCGTGTAGAAGCCCTTATTTTCAGGATCTGCGGCGACAAGGGCATCAAAGATGTGGCCGGCCTGTATCTTGACCAACTTAGGGGAAAGCCAGATATGGGGGTCCAGCACGGCATGGCCATGATCATCCTCATGGTCATGATCCGCCTCTGTCGTAGCCTTATCATCATGGTGGTCCGCCTGGTATTCATTCTCATGATGATGCGCAGCCATGGGCTGTTTTTCTATGCCTTTGTCTGTGTGAACAATGGTCATATCCGGATTTGCGGATGCAATTTTGTCCAGCCAGAACGTTTCAAAGGGCACACCAATGGAAAAATAGAGGCGGGTTTTGGATAATTTTACCATCTGTGCCGGTTTTGGCTCGTATGTGGCCGGGCTTGCCCCGGGTTGGACCATCACGGAAACATCCACCTTATCTTTGCCGATTTGTTGCACAAAATATTGCTGGGGCACGATGCTGACAAACACGGGAACCGGCGTCTTGGCCCAGGCCGGTGCGTAGAACACTGCAATGACAGAAATAACCGTAAACAACTTAACAAACCGCTTCATATCAGTCTCCTTTTGAACAAGTTGGATATCATCATGCAGGGCAGAATCATGAATAGTTCATCAATGCAAATTTATTGCATTTTGCAAAAAAGGCAAAGTGTTTTTATTTTTTCATAACACTACAAGTCGTTCGTATGTTATTTGACGCCTAAAAAGAAATTGGGCAAAAAGGCTATTTGGGGATGGACACTAAGGACCGCAGATTAAATAAGTTGGGCAGAAATAGCGCCGAATTTTGGTTCATATACAAGGCGCATTAAAGGTTGAATAGCATGCCTATTGGGCCTTTAACGCAACGAAGTAGATGGGCCAAAAGGCAAGTTATTTCGTTCAAATTATTTAATCTGCGGTCCTAATTAAGGTCCTCATTGTCTTTTTTAAAGTCTGGAATTTTAACCACAGGCACCCCCTCTTTTTCCAGGGTCTTTTCCTCTTCCTTGGTTGTGGTTCCCCGGATTTGCTTGAACTCCTTGGCCCCGTAATGCATTTCCAACGCTTCTTTGGCAAAGGATGAGCCTACATCCTCGTAATTGTTTTCAACGTACCGGCTCATTTTTTCGGCAAGCTCGGTCATGGCCTCCATCTGGGCCTGGGAAGCCATCTCCCGGCCTGAAGCAACAGGGTTTGGGGAAGCAGATTTCCGTATGGCCACAGCAGACAGTTTGGGACTTACGGAAAAACTGTCGCACACCGGGCATTGCAGAAGACCCTGCTCCTGCTGCCGGTTAAGGTCGTCCCGGTCATCAAACCAGCCTTCAAACACATGGCCGTTAATGCATTCTAAATCAAATACTATCATTTCGTGAGATATACGTTATTTCACCATTTTTTTCAATTGAGAAATGCGCTCCAGATCCTGTTGAGAGCGCACACAGGGGAACAGGCTGTTGTTGGTCAATGCCGGATGGGCCGTGATATCAAAACGGGCATTTTTGACGGCATCCGCCCACATGGGGGTATGGGGAATGGGGGTGTAATAGGCCAGAACCGGGGTGAGTCCCAGTTGTTTCACCAGGGTTATGGACCCTTCCACTTCATCAAGGTTCTGGTCGGGCAATCCGCATAAAAGGTAGGCGCCCAGCTGATCCTTTGCAAATCCTGCTGCGCGCAGATTATCCACGGCCATAAGAAATTCATTCCGTTTAACCTTAATGTCGTGGCGATGACTTGAAAAATCTGCAGTTTCAAGTCCTAAACGGATGGTTTTAAAATCCGCTTTGAACATCAGATCTGCTGCTTTTGCCGAGATCTCTTTGATGTGCACGGCATTAGGGGTATGAAAAAAGAGGTCCATTTTTTCATCAATAATGCGTTCAAGCAGAGGAAATGCGTATTTTTCAGGCTGGATCAAAAGCGCATCATCGTAAAAGGCAAAATTTTTCACCTGAAAATTGTTGTGCCAATGGCAAATCTCTTGAAAGACATTTTCAGGGGAGCGCCGCCGAAACCGTGGTTCAAGAAAGGAGGAAGCGCAATATTCGCAGGAAAAGGGACACCCCCGGGAGGTGAGGATCGGGGCATAGGCCATGGTGTCCTGGAGATCCAGGGCTGCAAAAGGCGTGGTGTCAAGATCTGCCGGGTCCGGTATGTGATTCAGGGTAAATCCGGTGTACGTTTCAACTAAGTCTGCAAGAACGGGTTCGGCCGGGCCGGTGACGACATGATCCGCCCCGGAATATTTCCGGGCATGGGTTTTACAAAGACTTGCGTAAATACCGCCCAACACCACGGGCACACCGGGATAATTTTTTTTAAGCAGGGCAATGGTTTCAGCCACACCCGTGGCCCAATAGGTCATAAGCGATGTGACCAGAATCAGGTCCGGCCGATCCATTTCCAAAAGATCCTGTTCAATCCACGCTTTTAAAGCCCCGTACCGGGTAAATTTTCCACCGAGGCTTCCCAGGTGAGTTTCAAGCGCACTTGGTAAAGGAATCTGGGTTTTTTCAAAGGGACCTCTGCCGTCCCAATACACCTTGACACGATTTGTTTTCCGGGGGTGAAACCGATTCATGCAGTCCAAAAATGAAACCCGCACGCGGTTTTGCCGCAGGATGGCGGCAATGGTGAAAAGACCTAACGGCCGGGCCCAGAAATCAAAGGCCGCAAAATCGTGGACCCAGGGATTGACGCAAAGAATGTGGGGCGGATCAGTTTTCAAAATACTGCATGGAGGTTTTTTTCAGCTCCCGGCGGGAAAACAGCAGGTGATAAATTTTTTCACCTGTGGCTTCGGAAAGTTTTGCAGCAATGGCAAAGCATTCGTCTTCGGAGGCCCCGTGAACCATGGTGTATAGATTCTTATCCCACCCAGGCGCAGGATTTCTCCGGTAGCAATGGGTGACTTCACGAAAGGATGCCATGATACTGCCCACCTCTTCCACCCGCTCCTCAGGCACTTTCCAGGCCACCATGGCATTGGCCTTAAATCCTGATTTCTGATGTTTGAGGGTGGCACCAAACCGCCTGATCATATTTCTGTCATGAAGGCCGGACAGTACTTCAAGGAATTTTTCCTCTGAAATGCCGATCTGTTCTGCCATGACAAGATAGGGGCGTTTGCAGACCGGAATATCGGTCTGCAGCAATGAAATTACTTTTTTTTCCAGGTCTGTGAGGGATGTTGTCATAAACTTTTTTTCCAAAGCCCTTTTTGGGGCTGCGTTTTTATCACTCGATGATCAAGTTTTTGTTAATTTGCCCAACTTCGGCGTTGGAAAAAATTTTTAAGCCTCAAAATATATTGTATATTCCTCCGGTTAAAAATTTTTCCCGCCTTGAATTTGAACAAATTCCCTAAAAACTTGATGATTGAGTATCAATTTTTTTATCTGGGAACAATGCCATAATCTGCTCTTCACCGGCACCGCAGATGCCGCGTTCGGTGATGAATCCGGTTACAAGGCGGGCCGGGGTCACGTCAAATGCGTGGTTGGCGGCCGGACTATTTTCCGGGGGCACCAGAACAGATGAAATTTTTCCATCAAAAAAACCTTGCACATATTTAATCTCGCCCGGGTCCCGCTCTTCAATGGGAATATCTTTTACACCATCGGTGATGGTCCAGTCAAAGGTGGATGAGGGCAGCGCCACATAAAAGGGCACATTATTGTCCCGGGCAGCCAGCGCCTTGAGATAGGTGCCGATTTTGTTGGCTACATCGCCGGCCCGGGTGGTGCGATCCGTACCGACAAGAACCAGATCCACCATGCCGTGCTGCATGAGATGGCCCCCGGCGTTATCTGTGATCACGGTATGACGGATGCCATGTTTACCAAGCTCCCAGGCGGTGAGGCGCGATCCCTGGTTCAAGGGCCGTGTTTCATCCACCCAGACATGAATGTCAATGCCTGCATCAAAGGCGGTGTACATGGGCGCTGTGGCCGTGCCGTACTCAATGCAGGCAAGCCATCCTGCATTGCAGTGGGTCAAAATGTTTACGGGCTGACCGTTTTTCTTTGCAGCAATCTCTTTGATGATGGACAGGCCAAATTCACCGATTTTTTGGCAATTCACCGCCTCTTCTTCCACAATTCCTAAGGCTTCTTTCAAGGCTGCCGCCACCCGGGCATCATATCCTGACGCGTTGAGGGCTTTTTCCATGACCCGGTCCACGCCCCAGGCCAAATTGGTGGCAGTAGGCCGGGCATCACGAAGGCGTGCGCACTCACGCTTAAACCATGTATCATCCGCACCTTGGTTATCCTTCTGCACCAGGATGACATAGACACCCAAGGCCCCTGTGGCACCGATCAACGGGGCGCCTCTGACATACATATCTTTGATAGCATGAATGACCAGATCATTGGTTGTCAGATCTTGAACAATCAGTTCATGGGGCAGGCGCCTTTGGTCTATGACCTTGACGGTTTTTGACTCATTATCAAACCAGATGGGCCGCATCTGTTTTCCATCCACATTCATGGTGTGTTTCCTTCGGGATTTTAGTTTTCCAAATTCTTATATCTCAAACGGCTAATTTGTACAATAAAACCCCAAACCGGATCAGGAATCAAGGCGCAATGATATTTTAGGGCCATGGAAATATCAAATAAGCACCAATCCAGGGATAAAATGAAAATGCTTGTCCCTGGTAAACATTTTATATCCGTGCTGGAAGGCAATGGCGGCAATCCATATATCATTTGTTGGTATGGGCGTTCCCGCTTTTTTCAGATTATCAAGTACAGACGCATAGAACTCAGCAGTTTCCGCATCAACAGAAAGGACAATAACCCGTGGAGAATCTAAAAAGAGATATAATTCATCCCGGTTTATTGCTTCCCTGTTGCCGCCTTTGAATCCGGCGTAAAGTTCGCCCACACTTATGACTGAGAACCCGATGCTGTCTATTTTTCTCAATTCGCCGACAACGGCAACATCTCCTTTCATGGCCAGGGAATAAATGTTGGTATCAATCAATACCTTTTTCATTCCATATCTCCGGTTCAATACGCCGCTCTTTATTGATATTGTTTTCTATCGTCTTAAATTCTGTCTCACTCCATCTGCCAAAAAGATCGTCAAGATCATCATACGCCCTGGAATACAACTTCTGTTTTTTTATACCAAGGCGTTCCTGAATCAGGTCAATGACTAACTGGTTAACGCTTTTGCCTTTTTCCTGGGCAATCTGTTTCAATTTTTCAGCAAGCTTAGGTTCAATACCTCTGATTGTCATGGTTTTCATATGCCCTCCAAATTGAAATCTTTTTTTGAAGTCATTTTAGAGTCATTATATGACATCTTTTATTGAATAGCAAAAAATTCATTCTGTCAAACTGCGAATAAACGGGCCTGTGGCATCCACCCCTTTTTGCTCCACCTCCCGGATGGTTTGGGAACCCACCACGGCAATGTCGGCTTTGCCCACAAGAAAATCAATGTCTGCTTTTTCCTTTACCCCGAATCCCACGGCCGTAGGCAGCCGGGTGGATTTTTGGCACCGGGCAAGGTAACTGCCCATGTCAGATGAGAACTGGGTTTCTTTTCCGGTCACCCCTTTTCTTGCCAGACAGTAAATAAAGCCTGTGGCATGGGTATCGATCATCTTCATGCGCTGGTCCGAGGTTTCCGGAGAAAAGATGAACACTGCTGACATATCATTTTTTTTCATGGCTGACAGATAATCATCCGCTTCTTCCGGGGGAAGATCCGGGACAATGGCGCCTTTAACCCCGATTTCCGACATGCGGGCGGCAAAGGCATCCATGCCATATTTATAAAGGATATTGCCATAGGTCATGAACAAAAACGGAATGTCAAAGCTGTCTGACACTTTTTGGGCAAAGTCAAAACATTGTTCCACGGTGGCACCGCTGTCAAGGGCGGCCTGGTTGGCTTTGAGAATCACCGGCCCGTCTGCCATGGGTTCTGAAAACGGGATCTGCAGCTCCATTAAGTCTACGCCTGCATCCACCATCTGCCTGACAATTTCAAAGGAGGCCTCAAAGGAAGGGTATCCCATGACAATATGGGTCATCAACAGGATATCTTTTTTCTTTCGTTGCTCCCGGATATAGGTTTCCAGAAAGACGGGGGCAGTTGTCTGGGTTTTTGTTTCAGTCATTTTGATATTCTCCAGCTTTAGAACAGATAAATTCTTTCCATTTGGGATCGCCAATGGCATCGGCCACGGTAAAGATGTCTTTATCCCCCCGGCCGGACTGGTTGATGATAATAATATCATCCGTTGACATGTTCGCAACTTCCTTAAAGGCGCCTGCAAAGGCATGGCAAGACTCCAGGGCCGGAATAATGCCTTCCATCTGCATGGTCAGCTTCAGGGCGTCCACCACCTCGGTGTCCGTGGCATATTCAAACCGGGCTTTACCCTGATCGTGCATATTGGCAAGAATGGGGGAAACACCGACATAATCCAGACCTGCGGAAATGGAGTGGGTCTCTTTCATCTGGCCGTCACTGTTCTGCAGAAAATAAGTTTTATAACCCTGGGCAATGCCGAAACTGGCATCGTCGGAACAAAGCCGGGATGCGTGACGGCCCGACGCAATACCTTCTCCTCCTGCCTCCACACCCACAAGTTCAACCGGATCATCCATGAATCCCTGAAAAAGTCCCATGGCATTGGAACCACCGCCCACACAGGCAAAAACCTTGGTCGGCAGCCGGCCTTCTGCTTTCATGATCTGGGCACGGGCTTCCTTTCCAATAATGGACTGGAACCAAGAGACCATTTCAGGGAAAGGATGGGGTCCGCAGGCGGTTCCCAGGACATAGTGGGTGGTGTCCATGTTGGTCACCCAGTCCCTGAAGGCCTCGTTGATGGCATCTTTGAGAATCCGGGTACCGTCGGTAACCGGCACCACGGTGGCGCCAAGCTGCTCCATCCAGAACACATTGGGCCGCTGGCGCAATACATCCACCTCACCCATATAAATGGTGCAGTCAAATCCAAATTTGGCCGCCATGGTGGCCGTGGCCACCCCATGCTGGCCGGCGCCGGTTTCGGCAATCACCCGTTTTTTACCCATTCTTTTTACTAAAAGCCCTTGCCCCATGACGTTGTTGGCCTTATGGGCACCAGTGTGGTTCAAATCTTCCCGTTTAATATAAATTTTTGCCCCGCCAAAGTGCCGGGTAAGGTTCTCGGCATAAGTCAACGGCGTGGGACGGCAGGAATATGTTGCCATCAGGGTTTCATATTCTTCCCAGAAATGCTTGTCTTCTTTGGCCTGCCTGAACTGGGCATTCAACTCCTCAAAGGTGGCCACAAGGATTTCAGGTAAAAATGCCCCGCCAAAGGGGCCGTAATATCCGCATTTTTTCATATATCTGCCTTTCATAAAATGGTTGGCAATTTGAGTAGGATCATAAATTTATATCTGGTTTTTAATGGTCTGAGTAAAAGCAAACCGGTCCGTGCGACAGAACAGCACCGAATAGACTGCGCCGGGTGCTTTGGGAAAGTTTAACAGCCGCCGGACCACCAAAATCGGATCTAAAGGCGACATACCCAAAAGGGATGCCCGTTGTTCATTCAAGGTTTCCACCTGGAACTGCTGGTTGCCGTCGGAGGGTGTAAGGTAAAACCGCTCGGACACCACCCGGGACAAGGATTTATCCCCAAGATCCATATCGTCAATACCTGCAAACAGATCCGGATCCAGAAAAATATCCTCCAGCAATACAGGCTCATCCCGGGCCACGGTCAAACGGGACATGGCAAAGGCGGGTTTACCGTGAAACGGGTTTGCCACATCGCCTGTAACAACTTTTTTTTTCAAAGGCACAATCACTCTTTTTTGGGTGGGAACCCCCTTGGTTGAAAATGCCTGGGAGGTCCCGGCAAGGGAAAACAGATCAATTTGCGGCGAAGGTTCCTTCACAAAAGTTCCGGATCCCCGCTTTCTTTGTATCAGACCCCTCTGCACCAAAATATCCATGGCCTGGCGTACGGTGGGACGGCCCACCCCATATGATTTTGCAAGTACCGTTTCAGACGGAATCATACGTCCGGGCGAGTAAACACCCTCCCGGATACGGGACTGGAGCTGCTCACAAATTTGGTGATACAAGGGTATGGGGGAGTCTGGATTGAGCATAGGCGGCCTTATTCTCAAACTTGCAGCCAACCGTAAAGGGTCTCTGACCCGTTATCCGGCGGACTGCTCAATTAATAATTGACGATATCATAACCGTTAATATGTAAAGTTGTCAAGACATTTTAACAAATCGACTCCAGTTAAAAGGCAAGGCAGAACAACCTTGCCCAAACACCTTTAATTTGTTACGAAATAAACTGCTATGGCCGACCTGACATATCAACTACCAGGCTTGCCCCACCACAAAGCTTGAAAGATCTGAGTAACTTACCCAGACTTTCTTATAAAAAAACACAGCAACGAAAAACAGATCTGTAGTAAAAAATGGGAAACGAATGCCCCAGGATATCAAACTGACGGCAATAGAAGTGGCCACAGGTATGATCTTGGCAACCCTGTTGGAGGGCATTACCATGGACAATAAATATTTCGCAACCATGATTCTCATTCTGGCTGCGGCCTCAACACTGCTTTGCGGCTGCTACCCGAGGCGGGTCGACCCCATTGGCCCGGAAGGAAAACAACTGACCTGGGAAGAAATGAACCTGAGCCAACGCAAGGCCCATATGCGCCAAAAGATACTGCCGGTTGCCGCCGATGTCTTCGGCACCTGGCAGCCGGAACGGTTTGACCAGGTAAATTGCAGCCTCTGACCTGCCCACGGCTGACCTGCCCCGGCTCAGCGGAGCCCTGCTTTTGGGCCCCGAATTCGGGAGGGCACCGGAAACCACCCGGCTAAAACTCAACCGCCTGGTTCCCGAAATGTCGGCAGCGCTGGGCCTCAA
This genomic window contains:
- a CDS encoding GntR family transcriptional regulator; protein product: MLNPDSPIPLYHQICEQLQSRIREGVYSPGRMIPSETVLAKSYGVGRPTVRQAMDILVQRGLIQRKRGSGTFVKEPSPQIDLFSLAGTSQAFSTKGVPTQKRVIVPLKKKVVTGDVANPFHGKPAFAMSRLTVARDEPVLLEDIFLDPDLFAGIDDMDLGDKSLSRVVSERFYLTPSDGNQQFQVETLNEQRASLLGMSPLDPILVVRRLLNFPKAPGAVYSVLFCRTDRFAFTQTIKNQI
- the trpB gene encoding tryptophan synthase subunit beta — protein: MKKCGYYGPFGGAFLPEILVATFEELNAQFRQAKEDKHFWEEYETLMATYSCRPTPLTYAENLTRHFGGAKIYIKREDLNHTGAHKANNVMGQGLLVKRMGKKRVIAETGAGQHGVATATMAAKFGFDCTIYMGEVDVLRQRPNVFWMEQLGATVVPVTDGTRILKDAINEAFRDWVTNMDTTHYVLGTACGPHPFPEMVSWFQSIIGKEARAQIMKAEGRLPTKVFACVGGGSNAMGLFQGFMDDPVELVGVEAGGEGIASGRHASRLCSDDASFGIAQGYKTYFLQNSDGQMKETHSISAGLDYVGVSPILANMHDQGKARFEYATDTEVVDALKLTMQMEGIIPALESCHAFAGAFKEVANMSTDDIIIINQSGRGDKDIFTVADAIGDPKWKEFICSKAGEYQND
- the trpA gene encoding tryptophan synthase subunit alpha translates to MTETKTQTTAPVFLETYIREQRKKKDILLMTHIVMGYPSFEASFEIVRQMVDAGVDLMELQIPFSEPMADGPVILKANQAALDSGATVEQCFDFAQKVSDSFDIPFLFMTYGNILYKYGMDAFAARMSEIGVKGAIVPDLPPEEADDYLSAMKKNDMSAVFIFSPETSDQRMKMIDTHATGFIYCLARKGVTGKETQFSSDMGSYLARCQKSTRLPTAVGFGVKEKADIDFLVGKADIAVVGSQTIREVEQKGVDATGPFIRSLTE